The genomic DNA GCAGACATGAAAAAGCCCGGCTGATCAGGCCGGGCTGTTTATTTGTTACCTTGGAACCGTTGGTTCAAGCGTTGCGACTTTCAAGCAAACGATCGGAGCCACCTTCGGCTACACGGCGTTCGATCAGACGATCCGAACCACCCTCAGCTACACGGCGTTCGATCAGACGATCCGAACCTCCCTCAGCCACACGGCGCTCGATCAGACGATCCGAACCTCCCTCAGCCACACGGCGTTCGATCAGACGATCCGAACCACCCTCAGCCACACGGCGTTCGATCAGACGATCCGAACCACCCTCGGCAACACGGCGTTCGATCAGACGATCGGAGCCACCCTCAGCCACACGGCGTTCGATCAGACGATCCGAACCACCCTCAGCCACACGACTTTCAATCAACCGATCCGAGCCGCCTTCAGCGACCGTGGTGTGAGCCGCGGTTGCGGCAAAAGCGTTAACTGCGAAAACCGAGAAAGCGATGCTGAGAAGGATTTGGCGTTTCATGATCGTGTGCTCCGGGGTGTTGTAGGTGGGTATGGAGCCGATCTTACGCCGCGGATTTTTTATGAGAACTTCATTGACGTGATGGTGACTATCAACGCCAGCGATGGTTACCTGAGCGCCGGATTACGGGGACGTCGGCCGAATGCACAGCTCACCGGTGGCGCGCACCAAAGCCAACTCATGCAGCGCATCGTGGGTCAGACCCGTGCGCGCCTTGGCCAGCCAGACCGGGCAATTTTGATCATGGCGATAAGGCAAGAAGTCGGCGTATTGCGCAAGCAACCGGGTTTGCAGCTCATCCAGGTGCGGGCGGATCTGCTTGCCCAGATCCGGGCGCGGCGTGTCCGGCGCGGCACCGGCCGCCTGCCATTGCGCGAGCAAACCGTACTGCACCAGTTTGTTGGCCTCCATTTGTGCGGCGATCAACTGTGCCACCTCCTCCGGGTCGAGCTTGCGCTCGGAGGCGAGCGTGCGGGTATTGGCAATGACTTGCGCTTCACGGGGGCTGTCCTAGATCGGCTTGCCACTGTCCCATTTGGTCAACGCAACCAGATCGCCGATGTTCAGGCGTTCGTTTAATGTCGTGAGCAAGGGCTTCAGGGCCTCCGGAGCCGGAGCAGACGTTGCAGCGTGAGAGCTGCTGGCAAGCAGAGCGAGAAAAGCGCTGGTCAGCAGTTTTGGAAAGCGGGGCATGAACAGAACCTCAATGGATGGCATTAACGGGATTTTGTTTACCACAGCCGTGAATGGACAACCACATAACCATGCCAGTTACACAGGCAATGAACGCAACAATCAACGCCCGGCTGAAATGATAATTGCCCCCCGCCGCCCACTCACCGAAGCTATCCTTCATCACCTCACATCGTCGAGATGGATCTCTTTCAATGCAAACCCCCAGCGTCACCCAACCGCTCTGGCAAACCTACCTGCTGTTTCTGGCGCCGATGGTGCTGTCCAACTTTCTGCAATCGATGTCGGGTACGGTCAACAGCATCTACATCGGCCAGATGCTCGGCACTCAGGCGCTGGCGGCGGTGTCGGGCATGTTTCCCGTGGTGTTCTTTTTTATTGCGTTGGTGATCGGCCTGGGCGCGGGCGCCGGGGTGTTGATCGGGCAGGCGTGGGGCGCGCGCGAGCCGCACATGGTCAAGGCGATTGCCGGGCGACGCTGTTGCTCGGGGTGCTGATCGGGTTGGTGGCGGCGGTGTTGGGCAGTGTGTTTGCACGGCAGGCGTTGACCGGTTTGGGCACGCCGGCGGATGTGCTGGATGATGCGGAGGCCTATGCCCACGTGATGATGTGGATCTTGCCGTCGCTGCTGGTGTTTGTGCTGTTCACGCAGTTGCTGCGTGGGGTGAGCGACACGCTGTCGCCGTTGCTGGCGCTGGTGGTGTCGACCTGTGTCGGGCTGGCGCTGACACCGGCGTTGATTCGTGGCTGGTTCGGTTTGCCGCAACTGGGGATCCAGAGTGCCGCGTTCGCGGGGCTTGCGGGTAACCTGGCGGCGATGGCGTGGCTTTCATGGCGGCTGATTCGCAAGGGCCATCCGCTGGCGCCGGATCGGGCGTTTTTTGCCGCGCTACGCCTCGACGCAGCAATTCTCGGCAAGGTCCTGCGCATCGGTCTGCCGACCGGCGTGCAGATGATTGTGCTGTCGTTGTCGGAGCTGGTGATTCTGGCGCTGGTCAACCAGCACGGCTCGCAAGCCACGGCGGCTTACGGCGCGGTGACGCAGATCGTCAACTATGTGCAGTTCCCGGCGTTGTCGATTGCCATCACCGCATCGATCCTCGGCGCGCAGGCCATCGGGGCCGGGCGGCTGGAACGGATGGGGCCGATCCTGCGCACCGGTCTGTTGATCAACGTGTGCCTGACCGGTGGCCTGATTGTGCTCGGTTACCTGTTGTCGCACTGGTTGCTCGGTTTGTTCCTGACCGAGGATTCGACCCGGGCGATGGCCGAGCATCTGCTGCACATCATGTTGTGGAGTCTGTTGGTGTTTGGCTTCCAGGCGATCATCGGCGGGATCATGCGCGCCAGCGGCACGGTGCTGGTGCCGGTGGTGATTGCGATTGTCTGCGTGGTCGGCGTGCAGTTGCCGGCGGCGTATTGGCTGGACGGCCAGTATGGCTTGCAGGGTGTGTGGATGGCGTTTCCGGTGGCGTATCTGGGCATGCTTGTGTTGCAGACCCTGTATTACAAACTGGTCTGGCAGCATCAGAAGATCGAACGCCTGGTTTGAACCTTGTAGGTCGAGTATTCGGGGGGCTGGCGTAACAGCCGGTTGTTTGCTTAAGTCAATCGAGTCCCTCGACGGCCGCGCTGCCCGGAGAATGCCATGTCGATCCGATTGCTGCTGGCTGCCATGTTGTGCCTGTGCGCCACTCCTGCCGTGCAGGCCGTCGAGTACACCCGCGTCAACACCACCGCCAGTCAGATCAGCTTCACTTACAACCAGATGGGCTCGCGGATGTACGGCACCTTCGGCAAGTTCGAAGCGACGCTGGACTTCAACACCGATGACCTCGCCAGCGCCCATGCCACCTTGCACATCGACCTCAACAGCATCGACGCCGGCAGCGAAGACGCCAACACTGAACTGGTGAAACCGGCGTGGTTCGACACGCAGCAATTCCCGGTGGCGCTATTCGAATCCAGCCAGTTCACGCAAGTGGCCGAGAACCGCTACCTGATCGCCGGGCAACTCACCCTCAAAGGCATCACCCGTGCGGTGCAGGTACCGGTGACGTTGAAGCCCGACAGCGCAATCGGCATTTTCGACGGTGAGTTGCTGCTCAAACGCGACGAGTTCGGCCTCGGCGCGGGGGAGTGGGCGGATACCGTGGTGTCCAGGGACATCGCGATCAAGTTCAGGGTCGTGGCGCCCCAGCAGTGAGGTCACCCCACAAGGTATGATGTCGCGGTTTTCCGCCGGAGTTCAGCCGCCATGCCACGCATCACCCACTACAAGTCCCCATGCCCCGAAGGCGTCAACAGCCAGATTCTGCAAATGGTCGTCGACTACCTGACCGACATCAGCGCCGTAGGCCTGGGCCCGAGCAACCTGTTGTACAACGTCTATCAGTACGCGGTGGGCTATGAGGTGCACCTGTATCTGGAGGCGTTGAACGGCGAGAAGGGCACTGAGGTGGAATTGCTGGTTGCGACCGATGATGACAACCCGGAGCAGGTGATCGGCTTCCTGTTATACCTGCCGGTGCAGGGCGATTGGGAGGCGTGCAGCGTCGCCTACATGGCCGTGCGCGAAGGGCATCGGCGTCAGGGCGTGGCGCGGACGATGATCGCTGAAATGGTCGGGCGTTATCCCCACGCCGAACTGGCCTGCACCGTCGGCAAGGTCCCGTATTTCGAGGCGCTGGGCTTTGAAGTGATCGGTCAACGCGAGACGCAAGTGCTGATGAGCACGCGGCATTACCGCAGCAACGGCTTGCACGGGTTCATCGACACCATGCCGATCTACCGTTCGCTGGAGGTGCAGCAGATCCACACCTATTTGCTACAGAAAAACGGCAAACGGGCGATGCTCGATGCCGAGAAACAGCGTGACCGGCATCTCGATCAAACCACCCGGCATACCGAAGAATTTGTTCGTCAGCGGCTGACCGTGCACTGAGTGCTGAAGCGCAGACTATTTCCAAATAGCTGATCCCCTGCAGGAGCTGCCGGCGGCAGCTCCTGCAGAGTCGGTCAATCTGGCATCGAGCGAATAATGTCGGCCAGGTCATCCTTGGTTATTTCATTGGCTTTGATGGCGGCGGCGATGTCTTTTTTGGAAAGCGGGAAACGCTTGAAAATTTCTTTCAAATTGTCCGAATCAACATTGGCCACCCAGAGTGGATCAATAAAGGAACCGCCATACTCAGGTTTCATCGGTACTTCTTTGTGGGCAATAGCACCTTTATGGTTGAGATAAACCACATAGCGATCATGCCCTTCAGGAAAGCTTTTATCGTGATAGAGCATGGTCCCCAGAGGCAGGACATAGTAATTCTCGTCGCCATTCGGACCTTCGATCAGCAACGGTTCTTCAATTTTGATCATTTTCATGACATGACGGTTTGAAGCATCGCCAAGCATCAGAAAAGCCATAAAAATCGCACTGACCAATAGAACTGCCACCACCCACAGACTAAGTTGTCTGTTCGTAAAAATAATCCTTATCACTTTGCGCCTCGGCATTCCCTTCGAGCATGGCCGGTAAATCAACGTGCATGAAAATTCTTGCGGCGTATTGATCAGGTCGACGCTCTGCGTGGAATGATCGACAACAGGTTATCCACGGAACTTGCGGATTGAAATAAAAAACGCGACCCCTGACGTTGGGGCGCGTTTTCTTGGCTTGTCTTGGGAAAACTGTGGTGAGGGCGTTGCCTAAGGTTGCAGTTCCACGTGATCGAGGGCCTGGTTGACGGCCAGTTCACCCAGCATCACGACTTGGGCGATGCCCAGAGCGGTTTTGCGATGGGAGGGCGGCAGGGTTGCGGCGAAGTTGTTGAGCATTTCGCTGGCCGAGCCGAGGGTTTCGCTGGCGTTGGCCAGCAGGGATTCGGTGTTGTACCTGGGGTTGGCGAAGTACATGGACTCCGGCTCGTTGGCACTGGACATGATGCCGGCAGTGGGATTGAGGTAGTAATCGAGGGCGCGGTCGGCGGCTTCGTGGAGTTTTTTGCTGTCGACTGAAGCGTAGGGGGATGTAGTGTCGGTGCTGGCTTCGGATTCTGGCGGGTTGGGTGTTGGTTTTTTCATGGTGTTCTTCTCTCTCTAAGCTGTGGAGCTGACCCATTCGGCTTCCGGTCGAATGGGTGGCAGCTGTACGCAAGGCTGGAAACCCGGGGAGCAGAGAAACCCGGACGACCCGAAGGTCCCCCACGCACAGCCGCCATAACAAAGTGCACACCAAAAAGGTGCGCAATCATACGTCATGAATGGCGCTTTTGCGTTCTGCAGTCCCACGGGGTTTCCAGTCCCGATCGCTGAATTGGCAGCGACGAGCACAGGCTAGAGACCTGACGTCCGACGGACAACCTGAAAACATTGTGGGAAGGTTCTGCAAATTCGAAACAACCTTTAAACATCCCGAATTGAAATACGCAGGACGCTGCGGTGGGTTGCGATCTTTTGAGCTGGTTTTTTAACATCAAAATCAAAAGATCTCAGCCTGTGGCAGCGCCTACAGAGGCGCGTTTAACGGGCGCCGGGCCAGCCGGCCTTGTCTAGGGCGGCGAGCAAGGTGGCGGCATCCAGCCCTGGCACCGAATGCCCGTTGCCATCGGTGCTTTCGCTGGCGAGCAGGGCGTTGATGATGGCTTCTTCAACCGCTTCGGTCGCCGCCAAAAACAACTCGCTGATGTGGTCGTTGTTGACCATGCGCAAACCATCACAGGTCGGCGCACCTTTGCCTTCGTAGGCGGCGGGCGGGACGTGAGCGTTGCCGGTGGCGAAAGCGATGAAGATGTCGCCGCTGTGGTCTTCGTTGCCACCGCCGGTGCGTGCCAGACCAAGGCTGGCACGCTGCGCCAGGCGTGTGCATTGATGGGGCAGTAACGGCGCGTCGGTGGCCAGGCAGACCACAATCGAACCCATGCCCGGATGCGGCAGCGAGGCCCGGAGAAACGGCGAATCGACCTGCTCCATATAGCGCCCGACCGGGTAGCCATCGACGCGCAATTCACTGCGAATGCCGTGGTTGGCCTGGACGATCGCGCCCACCGTCCAGCCGCCCTGAGCGCTGCTCAATTGGCGCGATGCGGTGCCGATGCCACCCTTGAATTCATGGCAGATCATGCCGCTGCCACCGCCCACGGCACCTTCCTGTACAGGCCCGTCGACGGCGTTGTGCAGGGCTTCAGCGACATGCTCGGGCTGGACGTGGAAACCGTTGATGTCGTTGATCAGGCCGTCATAGGTTTCCAAGACCACCGGCATGTTCCAGTAGAGACGGCCGTCGTCCGGTTGTCGCTGGCGATCGAGGGCGATCAGCGCATCACGCACCACGCCGAGGCTGTGGGTGTTGGTGAAGGCAATCGGGCTGGTCAGCAACCCGGCCTCGCGAATCCACTCAAGTCCTGTGGCATCGCCATTGCCGTTGAGTACATGCACCCCGGCGAAACACGGTTGCTGGTTGGTCGAGCCCAAGCGCGGTTCGATCAGCGTGACGCCGGTGCAGATGTCACGACCGGCGCTGCTGCGACCGCGCACGTTGCTGTGGCCGACGCGCACGCCGGGCACATCGGTGATGGCGTTGAGCGGGCCGGGGGTGAGTTGGCCGATGCGGATGTTGAGGTCACGGGCACGTGGTTTCATGGGTTTCTGTCTCTCTAAAAAATGCAGGGTTGTTCACCGCCTCTGTGGGAGCGAGCCTGCTCGCGAAGGCGTCGGCACTTTCAATACATTCAGTGCCTGATCCACCGCTATCGCGAGCAGGCTCGCTCCCACCGGGATTTGTGAAATGTTCAAAAGGGTTTACTGGCCGTTCTTGACCTTGCTCCACACCCGCGTACGCACGCGCTCGATGGCTTTGGGCAGCGGCTCAAGGGTGTAAAGGGTTGCCATGGCAGCGGCAGACGGATAAACCGCCGGGTTGTCGCGTGTGGCTGCAGCCACCAGCGGCGTGGCCGCGCGATTGCCGTTCGGGTACGACAGGTGATCACTGACCGGCGCAATCACCTCCGGGCGCAGCAGGTAATCGATAAAGGCCAGGCCTTGCGTCCGGTTTGGCGCGTCCTTGAGCAGCACCAGCGTGTCGAACCACACCGGCGCGCCTTCCTTGGGCAGGCTGTAGGCGATCTTCACGCCGTTGCCGGCCTGCTCGGCATTGGTCTTGGCTTCGAGCATCGCCCCCGACCAGCCAGCGGCCACGCAGATGTTGCCGTTGGACAGGTCGCTGATGAATTTCGACGAGTTGAAGTAGGCAATGTGCGGGCGCAGTTTGAGCAGCAGCGCCTCGGCTTTTTTATAGTCTTCGGGATTCGTGCTGTTGGGCGGCAACCCCAGATAATGCAGGGCCACCGGGAGCATTTCCGACGGCGAATCGAGCATCGCCACGCCACACTGCCCAAGCTTGGCTAGGTTGTTTTCGTTGAACACCAGATCCCACGAATCCACCGGCGCCTTGTCGCCCAGTGCGGCGCGCACTTTATCGACGTTGTAGCCGATGCCGTTGGTACCCCACAGGTACGGCACCGCGTATTGATTGCCCGGATCGTTGTTGGCCAGTCTGGCCAGCAGCTCATTGTCGAGGTTCTTCCATCCCGGCAGTTGATCGCGCGGCAACGGGGCGAGGGCGCCGGCCTTGATCAGCGTCGGCAGGCTGAAGTTGCTCGCCACCACCACGTCATACCCGCTGCGGCTGGTCATCAATTTGCCTTCCAGCACCTCGGCACTGTCGAAGGTGTCGTACACCGGTTGAATGCCGCTGTCGCGCTGGAAATCGTGCAGCGTGTTCGGGCCGATGTAGTCGTACCAGTTGTAGACATGCACGCTTGGCGCATCGGCGGCGTTAGCGGCTGTTACCGCGCCAAGACAGGCGAGCAGGCCCAAGTTGATATAGCCACGATGACGAAGCATGATGCGGCACTCCTGGCCTGTGCAGGCCGGTGATGAACAGGAGTGGTCAGCCTATCGGCCGGACCTCGCCTGACCCATTCCCATCATGGGTTACTCAAAAGGGGTAGTGCGTGGACGCGTTGTTGCAGGAGTTGCCGGTGCATCAAAGCCTGGCACGGGTGTTTGCCGGTGTCGGGCAGGACGGTTTCTGGCGCGCGCTGGTGGACACCTTGCGCTTGCTGGTGCCGTTGGACAATGCGCTGGTGGCGCTGATGAAAGCCGGTCAGGCGCCACAATTGCTGATCGACTTCGACAGCAAGGGCCGCGTTGACGAGCAGCAAGAACTGGCCAGTTACAGCGCCGGGATGTACCTGCTCGATCCGTTTTATCAAGCTGCCACCACCGGCATAACCGATGGTTTGCACAGCCTGGCCTCGGTGGCGCCGGACCAGTTTCTGCACAGCGAGTATTACCTGAGCTACTTTCGTTCGGTGGTGGGCGAGGACGAGTTGCAGTTCATGATCAATGTCGAGGGCGGCGTGCTCGGCTTGTCACTGGGGCGGGCGACGACGTTTGATCTGGTGGAGCAGGGCAGGCTGTTGTGCGTGCGCGATTGGGTGCTGGCGGCCATGCGCCGGCATGTGCAGTTGTTGCCGCCGCAGGGGGCGGTGGCTGAGGTGGTGGTCGGCGATCTGGCGACGTTGCTTGATCGGTTTGATGCGCGGTTGACAGAGCGCGAAGTCGAAACGGCGCGGCTGATTCTGCAAGGCTTTTCCAGCAAGGCGATGGCCCAGCAGATGGGCATTTCGCCGGAGACCGTCAAAGTCCATCGGCGCAATCTTTACCACAAACTCAGTGTCACCGGGCATGGCGAACTGTTTGCGCTGTTGCTGCGCCCTCACTAAAGATCATCGGGCGTGCACATAAACCTGTGGGAGCGAGCCTGCTCGCGAATACGGTA from Pseudomonas baetica includes the following:
- a CDS encoding GNAT family N-acetyltransferase, which codes for MPRITHYKSPCPEGVNSQILQMVVDYLTDISAVGLGPSNLLYNVYQYAVGYEVHLYLEALNGEKGTEVELLVATDDDNPEQVIGFLLYLPVQGDWEACSVAYMAVREGHRRQGVARTMIAEMVGRYPHAELACTVGKVPYFEALGFEVIGQRETQVLMSTRHYRSNGLHGFIDTMPIYRSLEVQQIHTYLLQKNGKRAMLDAEKQRDRHLDQTTRHTEEFVRQRLTVH
- a CDS encoding DUF6124 family protein: MKKPTPNPPESEASTDTTSPYASVDSKKLHEAADRALDYYLNPTAGIMSSANEPESMYFANPRYNTESLLANASETLGSASEMLNNFAATLPPSHRKTALGIAQVVMLGELAVNQALDHVELQP
- a CDS encoding helix-turn-helix transcriptional regulator — translated: MDALLQELPVHQSLARVFAGVGQDGFWRALVDTLRLLVPLDNALVALMKAGQAPQLLIDFDSKGRVDEQQELASYSAGMYLLDPFYQAATTGITDGLHSLASVAPDQFLHSEYYLSYFRSVVGEDELQFMINVEGGVLGLSLGRATTFDLVEQGRLLCVRDWVLAAMRRHVQLLPPQGAVAEVVVGDLATLLDRFDARLTEREVETARLILQGFSSKAMAQQMGISPETVKVHRRNLYHKLSVTGHGELFALLLRPH
- a CDS encoding P1 family peptidase, whose protein sequence is MKPRARDLNIRIGQLTPGPLNAITDVPGVRVGHSNVRGRSSAGRDICTGVTLIEPRLGSTNQQPCFAGVHVLNGNGDATGLEWIREAGLLTSPIAFTNTHSLGVVRDALIALDRQRQPDDGRLYWNMPVVLETYDGLINDINGFHVQPEHVAEALHNAVDGPVQEGAVGGGSGMICHEFKGGIGTASRQLSSAQGGWTVGAIVQANHGIRSELRVDGYPVGRYMEQVDSPFLRASLPHPGMGSIVVCLATDAPLLPHQCTRLAQRASLGLARTGGGNEDHSGDIFIAFATGNAHVPPAAYEGKGAPTCDGLRMVNNDHISELFLAATEAVEEAIINALLASESTDGNGHSVPGLDAATLLAALDKAGWPGAR
- a CDS encoding phage infection protein, giving the protein MKRQILLSIAFSVFAVNAFAATAAHTTVAEGGSDRLIESRVAEGGSDRLIERRVAEGGSDRLIERRVAEGGSDRLIERRVAEGGSDRLIERRVAEGGSDRLIERRVAEGGSDRLIERRVAEGGSDRLIERRVAEGGSDRLLESRNA
- a CDS encoding polyamine ABC transporter substrate-binding protein — its product is MLRHRGYINLGLLACLGAVTAANAADAPSVHVYNWYDYIGPNTLHDFQRDSGIQPVYDTFDSAEVLEGKLMTSRSGYDVVVASNFSLPTLIKAGALAPLPRDQLPGWKNLDNELLARLANNDPGNQYAVPYLWGTNGIGYNVDKVRAALGDKAPVDSWDLVFNENNLAKLGQCGVAMLDSPSEMLPVALHYLGLPPNSTNPEDYKKAEALLLKLRPHIAYFNSSKFISDLSNGNICVAAGWSGAMLEAKTNAEQAGNGVKIAYSLPKEGAPVWFDTLVLLKDAPNRTQGLAFIDYLLRPEVIAPVSDHLSYPNGNRAATPLVAAATRDNPAVYPSAAAMATLYTLEPLPKAIERVRTRVWSKVKNGQ
- a CDS encoding YceI family protein gives rise to the protein MSIRLLLAAMLCLCATPAVQAVEYTRVNTTASQISFTYNQMGSRMYGTFGKFEATLDFNTDDLASAHATLHIDLNSIDAGSEDANTELVKPAWFDTQQFPVALFESSQFTQVAENRYLIAGQLTLKGITRAVQVPVTLKPDSAIGIFDGELLLKRDEFGLGAGEWADTVVSRDIAIKFRVVAPQQ